The Etheostoma spectabile isolate EspeVRDwgs_2016 chromosome 24, UIUC_Espe_1.0, whole genome shotgun sequence genome contains a region encoding:
- the LOC116673773 gene encoding gamma-crystallin M2 has protein sequence MEHTGKIFFYEEKNFKGHHYECSGDCHELSTHFQRCNSIRVESGAWVIYERPQYKGYQYVLNRGEYPNYQSWNGFNDTIRSCRLIRHLSSVHKIRIYEHADFNGQMFELSEDLPNLLDHWRHRDIRSAHVQDGSWVFYEHPNYRGRQYLLEKGEYRRHPDWGAQHPSVGSIRRVVDT, from the exons ATTTTCTTTTATGAGGAAAAGAACTTCAAGGGTCATCACTATGAATGCAGCGGGGACTGCCATGAGCTCAGCACCCACTTCCAGCGATGTAACTCCATCCGGGTGGAGAGCGGGGCTTGGGTCATCTATGAGAGACCCCAATACAAGGGCTACCAGTACGTCCTCAACAGAGGGGAGTACCCCAACTACCAGAGCTGGAACGGCTTCAACGACACCATCCGCTCCTGTCGGCTCATCAGACAC CTTTCTAGCGTGCACAAGATCCGCATCTACGAGCATGCAGACTTCAACGGCCAGATGTTCGAGTTGAGCGAGGACCTGCCCAACCTGCTGGACCACTGGCGCCATCGTGACATTCGCTCGGCCCACGTCCAGGACGGCAGCTGGGTCTTCTACGAGCATCCCAACTACAGGGGGCGCCAGTACCTGCTGGAGAAGGGCGAATACAGACGGCACCCAGACTGGGGGGCCCAGCATCCATCCGTGGGCTCCATTAGACGTGTCGTGGACACATAA